The genome window GCTGTTGTCGACCACCTCCCAAACGAGCTGATGCAGGCCGCGCTGGTCGGTTGAGCCGATGTACATCCCGGGCCGCTTCCGCACCGCGGTGAGGCCCTCGAGGACCTGGATGTTGGCGGCGGTGTAGTCGGAGATCGACTTGCTGCGCCTCGGCCGGCGCTCTGGCTGCGCGGTCACGCGCCACCTCCCCCGACGCCACGCGCGATGATCGCGTGGAGTCGATCCAGCTCCTCGTCGGAATAGAAGTCGATCACCAGTCGACCCCCGCGCCGCGTTCGCACGATGCCGACCCTGGTAGCGAGCAGGCCGCGCAGCTGCGCCTCGAGGTCGGCCAGGTCGCCCGAGATCGGCCCGCCCCGACCCGAAGGCGCCGCGTCGCGCTTGCGGCGCACCAGCTCCTCGGTCTGGCGCACCGAGAGATGCCGCTCGATCACGATCAGGAGTGCCGCCCGCTGCAGCTCCCCGACGGTGAGCGACGCGAGCGCGCGGCCGTGACCCTCGGTGATGCGCCCGTCGGCGATCGCTTCGCGCGTCTCGGCGGTGAGGTCGAGCAGGCGGAGCGCGTTGCTGATCGCGACGCGACTCTTCCCTACCCTGCGAGCCACCTCCTCGTGCGAGAGCGCAAAACGGTCGACCAGCTCACGGTAGGCTGCAGCCTCCTCGATCGCGTTGAGATCCTGCCGCTGGAGGTTCTCGACCAGGGCCAGCTCGAGCTGCTCTCCGTCGGCGGAATCTCGGATTACAGCGGGGATGCTGGTGAGCCCTGCGATCCGCGCGGCGCGAAGCCGGCGCTCGCCGGCGATCAGCTCATAGCCACCGTCGGCGGTCGCGCGCACCACGATGGGCTGGAGCATGCCGTGCAGGGCGATCGAAGCCGCAAGCTCCGCCGTCTCCGCTTCGTCGAACCGGTTGCGCGGCTGGCGAGGGTTGCGCGCGATCCGTTCGAGCGGGATCTCCGGGATGTCGGACGCCGGAGCTGCGCGCGGGATCAGGGCATCCAATCCTCGTCCCAGGCCAAATGTCTTAGCCACGCGCCGTGACCTCGGCCGCCAGACGCCCGTATGCATCGGCACCCCGCGAGGATGGATCGTAGATCGCAATCGGCACGCCGTGGCTGGGCGCCTCGGACAGGCGGACGCTGCGCGGGACGACGGTGTCGTACACCGCCCCCTCGAGATGGCGACGAACCTCCGCAGCGACCTGCACCGCCAGCCTCGTTCGGCCGTCGTACATGGTGAGCAGCACGCCATCGATCTCCAGGCGTGGGTTGAGCGCCTCCCGCACCATGCGGATCGTATTCACCAACTGGCTCAGTCCCTCAAGCGCGTAATACTCGGTCTGGATCGGGATCAGGACCCCGTCCGCGGCAGTGAGGGCGTTCACCGTCAGGAGCCCGAGCGAGGGCGGGCAGTCGATGAGCACCCTGTCATATCGTTGACCCAGGTCAGCCAGGCTGGCCGAGAGCCGATGCTCGCGCGCCGGCAGGCCGACCAGCTCGACCTCTGCGCCCGACAGGGCCAGCGCGGCTGGCACCAGGTCGAGCCCGGGAACCGATGTTCCGACCACCAGCTCGCTGATTGGGACCCGGTCGATGAGAGCGTCGTATACGGACCGATCGAGCGACCTTCGGTCGACCCCGAGGCCGCTCGTTGCGTTTCCCTGCGGGTCAAGGTCGATGACCAGGGTCGAGGTTCCGGAGAGGGCGAGATACGCCGCCAGGTTGACGACGGTCGTCGTCTTGCCAACGCCGCCCTTCTGGTTGGTACATGCCGTGACCCTGATCGCCGGCACTCCGCTGCGAGTTCGAAATGGGCCGCCTCATTCTACCAGTCGAGACCCTTATCGAAGGCTTATCGCGACGTTATGGAGGCTCGAAAGTTTCACGTGAAACGACACTTCCGCGCCTCGGACGAGCCAGCACCCTCGGTATACTCGCAAGGCCGCCCGTTTGGAGCCCCAGCCGTCGCCGAGCCGGTCGAGGAACGCAGATCAGCTACGCCACTCTCCTCCTCGCAATCCTGATCGGGATCCTGCACGCCGCAGTTGCTCCCGTTCTCGTCATCGGCGACGTGCATCCGAACCTCATCCTGGTGGCCGTCGTGCTGGTCACCGTGTTGAATGGCTTCGGACCCGGGGTGGCATGGGCCTTCGTCGGCGGCTTGACCGCAAACCTGCTGATTCGAGAGCCGCTCGGCAGCCTCCCCCTCGCCCTCCTGCTGGTCGCCGCGGCGGTCGCCGGGGGCGAACGCCTCCTCGGTCGCCTGTCGTGGGGATACCCCCTCGCATCGGTGGCGGTCGGCTCGCTCATCGTCGACACGATCAGCGTCGGGATCCTGCAGATGGTGGACCTGCCGCTGTCCGGCGGCTTTCCCATGCAACGGATCATCGCCGCCTCGCTTCTGAACACGGCGATTGCCGCGATCGTCCTCCCCCCGACTCGGATCCTGTTGGCGCGCGCCGGTTCTGCGGAGACGGGGGCATGGTGATCGGCTGATGGCCGATCTCGAGGGCACCCCAGATGCTCGGCCATCGCGCGCCCGCTTCGTGGCGGCCACCGTGATCGCCGTGCTCCTGTTTGGCGTTCTCGCGGGGCGCCTCTTCCAGCTGCAGGTGGTGGACGGCTCCCGGTATGCGGCCCAGGCCGTGGCGGGACGCACGATCGAGATGCCTATTCGCGCCTCGCGCGGCCTCATCTTCGATCGGGAGGGCCGGCCGATCGCCGTCAACACCCCCTCCTGGACGCTCTATGGCCGACCGGCCGACCTCCCCACCACGAAGTCCGCCCGCGACGCCGTGCTTGCGCGCGCCGCGCGCCTATCGGGTGTCGATCTCAGCACGCTCCTTCGGCGCCTGGTCGCATTCCGCGGATCGCCGTTCGAGCTCGTCCCGCTTGGCACGGAGATCGGCCGTGAGGCCGCACTGCTGATCGCGGAGGAGCAGGAGCAGTTGCCCGGGATCAGCGTGGGGGCCGATGCGAGGCGAGAGTACCTCGACGAGACGGGGGCGCGAAACGGTGAGCTGCTTGCGCACCTGCTCGGGTACACCGGACCTGTGTCGCACGGCGAGCTCGAGGATCTCTCAGCCGTCGGGTACCTTCGCGACGACGTCATCGGCCGCGACGGTGTCGAGGCGAGCTATGAGGAGGAGCTTCGGGGCACATACGGCAGCGAGTTGCTCGAGCGCGACCCAGGCGGCCGGCCGGTAAAGGTGCTCGAGCGGGTCAGCGATCCGATCCCTGGCAGGAACCTGATGCTGACGATTGATGCCAGGATGCAGCGAATCGCAACCGAGACGCTGAAGTGGGGACTCGATGCGGCCGGGGTCGCACAGGGGGTCACGATCGTGATGAACCCCCAGACGGGCGAGATCCTGGCGATGGTCTCGCTGCCGACGTACGACAACGGCAAGTTTGCCGCGGGGATCTCCGCGGAGGACTACGGCGCCTACCTAAGCGATCCCACCAAGCCGCTGCGTAACCACGCCATCGCCGACATCTATCCGCCGGGATCGACCTTCAAGCTGGTGACCGGGCTGGCCGCGCTCGACGAGGCGGTGACCACTGTCTCTCGGCGCTGGCCCACGTACGGCTGCTACCAGATCCCCGATGCGCCGGCCGGGCAGTGCCTCTTCGACTGGAACCGCATCGGCTTCGGGCCGCTGAGCATCGTCGACGCATATGCCAAGAGCTCCGACACGTTCTTCTACCAGATGGCCGTGGCGCTCGGGGTCGAGCGGCTGGGCGGATGGGCGCAGGAGCTTGGCTTCGGCGAGGAGAGCGGGCTGCGGCTCCCGAGTGAGGCCGCCGGGACGGTCATCAGCAAGGCATGGGCCCAGTCGCAGGGACGCCCTGATGTCTTCACCGGGGAGCTAGCCATGGCCGGCATCGGGCAGAACGCCATTGCGGTCACTCCGCTGCAGTTGTTGAACGCGTACGCGGCGGTCGCGAACGGCGGTCACCTGATGCGACCGATGATCGCGCGTGGCGAGACGGACGGAGAGGGAAATCTGGTGCGCACCTACGCACCTGAGCTGATCCGCGACGTGGCCGCGAGTCCGGAGGACCTGCGCACGATGCGGATCGGCGCTCGCGAGGTGATCACCACGGGGCATGCGACCAACATCGGTGCTCTCCGGGTGCCCGGAGCGCTCTCCGGGAAGACGGGTACCGCCGAGTTCGGGACCCCGACGAGTCAGGGGGTCCTCCCCTTCCACTCGTGGTTCGTCGCCTACCTTCCCTCCAAGGCCGGAGCGACGGACGCGGATCTCGCGATCGTGACCTTCACCTACGCGGCCGTGGTCCGGGGGAATGTCTCGCTCGAAGTCGTGAAGTACTTCCTGCAGGAATACTTCAACCTCGACCAGGACCTGCGACGCGAGTTCCAGGTCAATGCGAACTGACCGATGAGCGCTGCAACAGCAACCTTTGTTGAGATGACGAAGGCCCAGCGTTGGCGGGCCTTCGACTGGCAGCTGCTCCTCTATGTGCTGCTGCTGGTCGGATTCGGCATGGTGATGGGCTTTTCGGCCAACTACCAGGCGATCGGTGGCGACGGTGGGCTTTCCCAGACGGTCAAGACCCTCATCTGGACGGGCATCGGCCTCACCCTCTTCTTCGTCGCCGCGAGCATTGACTACCACTGGCTGCAGACGTTCGCGACTCCGATCTACCTGGTCGTACTTGGCCTCCTGCTGGCGACCGTGCTGGTCGGGAGGAATCTGTTCGGGGCGCAGATGTCGATCACAGTGGCCGGCATCGACTTCCAGTTCAGCGAGATCAGTAAGGTGCTGATGATCGTGGTGCTGGCCGCCTTCCTCGCATCGCGTCGAGAACGGATCGGTCGGCTCAGCACGATCGTCGGTGCGGCCCTGCTGATTGCGCTGCCGACGTACCTCGTTTATCGACAGCCCGACCTCGGAACCGCCCTCGTGTTCGTGGCAATTCTGCTTGGCATGCTATTTATGAGCG of Chloroflexota bacterium contains these proteins:
- a CDS encoding AAA family ATPase, coding for MPAIRVTACTNQKGGVGKTTTVVNLAAYLALSGTSTLVIDLDPQGNATSGLGVDRRSLDRSVYDALIDRVPISELVVGTSVPGLDLVPAALALSGAEVELVGLPAREHRLSASLADLGQRYDRVLIDCPPSLGLLTVNALTAADGVLIPIQTEYYALEGLSQLVNTIRMVREALNPRLEIDGVLLTMYDGRTRLAVQVAAEVRRHLEGAVYDTVVPRSVRLSEAPSHGVPIAIYDPSSRGADAYGRLAAEVTARG
- a CDS encoding ParB/RepB/Spo0J family partition protein gives rise to the protein MAKTFGLGRGLDALIPRAAPASDIPEIPLERIARNPRQPRNRFDEAETAELAASIALHGMLQPIVVRATADGGYELIAGERRLRAARIAGLTSIPAVIRDSADGEQLELALVENLQRQDLNAIEEAAAYRELVDRFALSHEEVARRVGKSRVAISNALRLLDLTAETREAIADGRITEGHGRALASLTVGELQRAALLIVIERHLSVRQTEELVRRKRDAAPSGRGGPISGDLADLEAQLRGLLATRVGIVRTRRGGRLVIDFYSDEELDRLHAIIARGVGGGGA
- a CDS encoding penicillin-binding transpeptidase domain-containing protein, whose translation is MADLEGTPDARPSRARFVAATVIAVLLFGVLAGRLFQLQVVDGSRYAAQAVAGRTIEMPIRASRGLIFDREGRPIAVNTPSWTLYGRPADLPTTKSARDAVLARAARLSGVDLSTLLRRLVAFRGSPFELVPLGTEIGREAALLIAEEQEQLPGISVGADARREYLDETGARNGELLAHLLGYTGPVSHGELEDLSAVGYLRDDVIGRDGVEASYEEELRGTYGSELLERDPGGRPVKVLERVSDPIPGRNLMLTIDARMQRIATETLKWGLDAAGVAQGVTIVMNPQTGEILAMVSLPTYDNGKFAAGISAEDYGAYLSDPTKPLRNHAIADIYPPGSTFKLVTGLAALDEAVTTVSRRWPTYGCYQIPDAPAGQCLFDWNRIGFGPLSIVDAYAKSSDTFFYQMAVALGVERLGGWAQELGFGEESGLRLPSEAAGTVISKAWAQSQGRPDVFTGELAMAGIGQNAIAVTPLQLLNAYAAVANGGHLMRPMIARGETDGEGNLVRTYAPELIRDVAASPEDLRTMRIGAREVITTGHATNIGALRVPGALSGKTGTAEFGTPTSQGVLPFHSWFVAYLPSKAGATDADLAIVTFTYAAVVRGNVSLEVVKYFLQEYFNLDQDLRREFQVNAN
- the mreD gene encoding rod shape-determining protein MreD, which translates into the protein MGRLILPVETLIEGLSRRYGGSKVSRETTLPRLGRASTLGILARPPVWSPSRRRAGRGTQISYATLLLAILIGILHAAVAPVLVIGDVHPNLILVAVVLVTVLNGFGPGVAWAFVGGLTANLLIREPLGSLPLALLLVAAAVAGGERLLGRLSWGYPLASVAVGSLIVDTISVGILQMVDLPLSGGFPMQRIIAASLLNTAIAAIVLPPTRILLARAGSAETGAW